A portion of the Streptomyces sp. YPW6 genome contains these proteins:
- a CDS encoding YcnI family protein translates to MKLSRIALAGAAAASTVLLVAGPAAAHVSVQPVGEAAKGGYATLNFKVPNERDQASTVKLEVNFPADHPLSSVTPQAVPGWDIKIDKSKLDKPLDVHGKKITEAVSKVTWTADGSEIAPGYFQQFPVSVGALPEDADQLVFKAIQTYDNKEVVRWIEEPTEGGEEPDSPAPVLKLSAASDDHHGGGAADDAEEGDDHKAADTAAASTEKTEAAASSSSSDTTARTLGIIGIVIGAAGIAFGVLAGRRRSA, encoded by the coding sequence ATGAAGCTTTCCCGTATCGCCCTCGCCGGCGCCGCCGCCGCGTCCACCGTCCTGCTGGTCGCCGGCCCGGCCGCCGCCCACGTCAGCGTCCAGCCGGTGGGCGAGGCCGCCAAGGGCGGGTACGCCACGCTCAACTTCAAGGTCCCCAACGAGCGCGACCAGGCCTCGACGGTGAAGCTCGAAGTGAACTTCCCCGCCGACCACCCGCTCTCCTCCGTCACCCCGCAGGCGGTCCCGGGCTGGGACATCAAGATCGACAAGAGCAAGCTCGACAAGCCTCTCGACGTGCACGGCAAGAAGATCACCGAGGCCGTCTCCAAGGTGACCTGGACCGCGGACGGCAGCGAGATCGCCCCCGGCTACTTCCAGCAGTTCCCGGTCTCCGTCGGCGCGCTCCCCGAGGACGCCGACCAGCTCGTCTTCAAGGCGATCCAGACGTACGACAACAAGGAAGTCGTCCGCTGGATCGAGGAGCCCACCGAGGGCGGCGAGGAGCCCGACAGCCCCGCCCCGGTCCTGAAGCTGTCCGCCGCCTCCGACGACCACCACGGTGGCGGCGCGGCCGACGACGCCGAGGAGGGCGACGACCACAAGGCCGCCGACACCGCCGCCGCGTCGACCGAGAAGACCGAAGCGGCCGCGTCCTCCTCCTCCAGCGACACCACCGCCCGCACCCTGGGCATCATCGGCATCGTCATCGGTGCCGCCGGCATCGCGTTCGGCGTGCTCGCCGGACGCCGCCGCTCGGCCTGA
- a CDS encoding SCO family protein: MRNTKAVTAVAFAAAAALALSACGTGDDQAGSPAVADVSVAPKDKAATVLDQPFTKPNLVLTDTEGKEYDLREATKGKPTLIYFGYTNCPDVCPLTMSNISLAKRELPQADQDKLQVVFVTTDPERDTPASLGKWLAAQDPTFTGLTGDFPTIQAGARQIGIGIDAPKKEKDGTVVSMHGAQVIAFSPKTDQGYVLYGEDTSAEEYAEDLPALIKGETP, from the coding sequence ATGCGCAACACAAAAGCAGTGACGGCCGTGGCGTTCGCCGCCGCGGCCGCACTGGCCCTCTCCGCCTGCGGCACCGGTGACGACCAGGCGGGCTCCCCGGCCGTCGCCGACGTCAGCGTCGCGCCGAAGGACAAGGCCGCGACCGTCCTCGACCAGCCGTTCACCAAGCCGAACCTCGTCCTCACCGACACCGAGGGCAAGGAGTACGACCTCCGCGAGGCGACCAAGGGCAAGCCGACGCTCATCTACTTCGGCTACACCAACTGCCCCGACGTCTGCCCGCTGACCATGAGCAACATCTCCCTCGCCAAGCGGGAGCTGCCCCAGGCCGACCAGGACAAGCTCCAGGTCGTCTTCGTCACCACCGACCCCGAGCGCGACACCCCCGCCTCGCTCGGCAAGTGGCTCGCCGCCCAGGACCCCACCTTCACCGGTCTCACCGGCGACTTCCCGACCATCCAGGCCGGGGCGCGGCAGATCGGCATCGGCATCGACGCCCCGAAGAAGGAGAAGGACGGAACCGTGGTCTCGATGCACGGCGCCCAGGTCATCGCCTTCTCCCCGAAGACGGACCAGGGGTACGTGCTCTACGGCGAGGACACCTCCGCCGAGGAGTACGCCGAGGACCTCCCCGCGCTGATCAAGGGAGAGACGCCGTGA